The following coding sequences lie in one Microbacterium sp. XT11 genomic window:
- a CDS encoding alpha/beta fold hydrolase, which translates to MDIDDAATRWSSPERGRMPLLVLLHGYGADEHDLYGLVPFLPDGVVVASIAAPLTPPWPMPGRSWYPIDALDGRDPAHVTAAAEAVLRWLDAAASEFTHVALLGFSQGAAVSLQALRLAPERIGAVVALSGYAAPGDLPLDETMAELRPPVFWGRGTHDDVIPRSLVEHTADWLPAHSDLSGRVYTGLTHSISEQELGDVSTFLTRWLEGLPTD; encoded by the coding sequence ATCGACATCGACGACGCGGCGACCCGATGGTCGTCTCCCGAGCGGGGGCGGATGCCGCTCCTCGTGCTGCTGCACGGATACGGTGCCGACGAACACGACCTGTACGGCCTCGTCCCCTTCCTCCCCGACGGTGTCGTGGTCGCATCGATCGCCGCGCCGCTGACGCCTCCGTGGCCGATGCCGGGACGCTCCTGGTATCCGATCGACGCGCTCGACGGACGCGACCCGGCGCACGTCACCGCCGCGGCGGAGGCCGTGCTCAGATGGCTCGACGCTGCGGCATCCGAGTTCACGCACGTGGCGCTGCTGGGGTTCTCGCAAGGTGCGGCCGTGTCGCTGCAGGCGCTCCGGCTGGCTCCCGAGCGGATCGGCGCCGTGGTCGCCCTCAGCGGGTACGCCGCACCGGGCGACCTTCCGCTCGACGAGACGATGGCCGAACTGCGTCCTCCGGTGTTCTGGGGGCGCGGCACGCACGACGACGTCATCCCCCGGTCCCTGGTCGAGCACACGGCCGACTGGCTCCCCGCGCACTCCGACCTCTCCGGTCGCGTGTACACGGGGCTGACGCACAGCATCTCCGAGCAGGAGCTCGGCGACGTCTCGACCTTTCTGACGCGCTGGCTCGAGGGGCTCCCGACCGACTGA
- a CDS encoding APC family permease, producing the protein MDASTTTSPSAQQPPERTLRGNLGAVAVTFMVIAAAAPLTVVGGLVPIGYLVGNGIGFPVMFLLATVILLLFSVGLTAMSRFLPRAGSFFVFATHGLGRTPGLATAYLALVCYTTVQIAVFSYLGATISSSVALLGGPEIPWWLLTLASVVLVGALGYRQIELSSRVLVVVLLAEIGIVVLLGVVILITGGADGVTFGTFVLQNILSGAPALGLMFAIASFIGFESTVVYRDEVRTPERTIPRATYASAVVIGVFYAFAAWTIVVGVGEGAIIDEAAADPTTLITRVTERYLGPVGSVAVALLFLGSMFAAVLSLHNVLTRYHHAMANARVLPDRVGTVHSRHGSPHVASIVQVSTSGLAIILFALLGFAPENIFSWFAGIGTLAIVILMAVTCLAVIVYFARTRVLRSPWHTTIAPGLGFIGLAVSAVLIAGNFPLLVSDVDAAGDPAWGPISITLLAVVVIAPVIGLIQAAIMKSRSPEAYAQITRRFDENV; encoded by the coding sequence ATGGATGCTTCGACAACGACGTCGCCGTCCGCGCAACAACCGCCCGAGCGCACCCTGCGCGGCAACCTCGGCGCGGTGGCGGTCACCTTCATGGTGATCGCCGCCGCGGCGCCCCTCACGGTGGTCGGCGGTCTCGTGCCGATCGGGTACCTCGTCGGGAACGGCATCGGCTTCCCGGTGATGTTCCTGCTGGCGACGGTGATCCTGCTGCTGTTCTCCGTCGGCCTCACCGCGATGAGCCGTTTCCTTCCCCGGGCCGGGTCGTTCTTCGTGTTCGCCACGCACGGCCTCGGACGCACGCCGGGCCTGGCCACGGCCTACCTGGCCCTCGTCTGCTACACCACGGTGCAGATCGCGGTCTTCTCGTACCTCGGCGCCACCATCAGCTCGAGCGTTGCGCTGCTCGGCGGTCCCGAGATCCCGTGGTGGCTGCTCACACTCGCCTCCGTCGTGCTCGTGGGCGCGCTCGGCTACCGCCAGATCGAGCTCAGCTCGCGCGTGCTGGTCGTGGTGCTGCTCGCCGAGATCGGCATCGTCGTGCTGCTCGGCGTCGTGATCCTCATCACCGGAGGCGCGGACGGCGTGACCTTCGGCACCTTCGTGCTGCAGAACATCCTCTCGGGTGCACCGGCCCTCGGCCTCATGTTCGCCATCGCGAGCTTCATCGGCTTCGAGTCCACCGTGGTCTACCGCGACGAGGTCCGCACGCCCGAGCGCACGATCCCGCGGGCGACCTACGCCTCGGCCGTCGTCATCGGCGTCTTCTACGCCTTCGCCGCCTGGACCATCGTCGTGGGCGTCGGCGAGGGCGCGATCATCGACGAGGCCGCAGCCGACCCGACCACCCTCATCACCCGGGTCACCGAGCGGTACCTCGGTCCGGTCGGCTCGGTCGCCGTGGCGCTGCTGTTCCTGGGCAGCATGTTCGCCGCCGTGCTCTCGCTGCACAACGTGCTCACCCGCTACCACCACGCCATGGCGAACGCGCGGGTGCTGCCCGACCGGGTCGGCACCGTGCACTCCCGCCACGGGTCGCCGCACGTCGCGTCGATCGTGCAGGTCTCGACGTCGGGGCTCGCGATCATCCTGTTCGCGCTGCTCGGCTTCGCCCCGGAGAACATCTTCTCGTGGTTCGCCGGCATCGGCACGCTGGCGATCGTGATCCTCATGGCGGTCACCTGCCTCGCCGTGATCGTCTACTTCGCGCGCACCAGGGTGCTGCGCAGCCCCTGGCACACCACGATCGCACCCGGGCTGGGCTTCATCGGGCTCGCCGTGTCGGCTGTGCTCATCGCGGGGAACTTCCCGTTGCTGGTGAGCGACGTCGACGCAGCAGGAGACCCCGCGTGGGGCCCCATCAGCATCACCCTGCTCGCCGTCG
- a CDS encoding DUF4916 domain-containing protein encodes MAVRTPDPDPEPDDEGLGAFGGSGPAPAANPGWLSDIELEEARRRLPMLYVEAIPVRTDGSGQVTEIGILLRSTPLGEITRTIVSGRVRFGETIRDALFRHVENDLGPMAFPLLPPQPLPFTVAEYFPIPGVSAYHDDRQHAVSLAYVVPVTGTCEPRQDALEVTWFTPEAAASDAVAAEMEGGRGTLIRHALASLGLLR; translated from the coding sequence ATGGCGGTGCGCACACCTGATCCCGATCCCGAACCCGACGACGAAGGGCTCGGCGCTTTCGGGGGATCGGGCCCCGCGCCTGCTGCCAACCCCGGGTGGCTGAGCGACATCGAGCTCGAAGAGGCGCGGCGCCGGTTGCCGATGCTCTACGTCGAGGCGATCCCCGTGCGCACCGACGGATCGGGGCAGGTGACCGAGATCGGCATCCTCCTGCGTTCGACCCCGCTCGGCGAGATCACGCGCACCATCGTGTCGGGCCGGGTGCGGTTCGGTGAGACCATCCGCGACGCCCTGTTCCGTCACGTCGAGAACGACCTCGGGCCGATGGCGTTCCCGCTGCTGCCGCCTCAGCCCCTGCCCTTCACGGTGGCCGAGTACTTCCCGATCCCCGGCGTGAGCGCGTACCACGACGACCGTCAGCACGCCGTGTCGCTCGCGTACGTCGTGCCGGTCACCGGCACCTGCGAGCCGAGGCAGGACGCCCTCGAGGTGACGTGGTTCACGCCGGAGGCCGCGGCCTCCGACGCCGTCGCGGCGGAGATGGAGGGCGGCCGCGGCACGCTCATCCGCCACGCCCTCGCCAGCCTCGGTCTCCTGCGCTGA